Proteins encoded together in one Aeromonas encheleia window:
- the fliFL gene encoding lateral flagellar M-ring protein FliFL — translation MTELVSSTQESPGSFMTRVQEGLRNWRTLSRDNKSILTIALLAAIVAGTIVVILWTSSKNYVPLYGKQELYDTANIMEMLEKEQVPFRLEKSTGQILVPENQLAHIRMALAARGVRAAMPAGLEGLDTVTGLGTSEFMEGARYRHALEGELARTIISLDAVRSARVHLAIPKRTLFVGRDEEKPSASVMLDLQPGQSMEPGQVEAIANLVAGSISGMKPGAVTIVDQAGQLLSAELGDRAGFGKQSVQQMEYVRKLEQYIRQRASDMLYPMLGTGNFRVQIAADVNFNAVEETQQQLDPQGVVTKESNKSDKTIDALALGIPGALSNRPPETTPPADQAAQGNAATPEPAKNDTRTERQEISKQYENSRTIVHTRYQQGRLERMNVSVLLNQQSGPKEGWNAEQLEQIRQMVERSVGFDTTRGDQFSLQVFDFTGAAPITPPESSWLETPYWQDSLRYLVGGLLGLTLVFFGIRPLVKHLVRTQQYPDAEPSEEQDEAQEPTVGLAMRREADALLEGRSASNGLIHAEHKMEPQFSSLDLEELPEPGSELEVQLKHLQLLVEKDTARVAEVVRSWVSGNEQR, via the coding sequence ATGACTGAACTGGTATCGTCTACCCAAGAGTCTCCTGGCTCTTTCATGACTCGGGTCCAGGAAGGGCTGCGCAATTGGCGCACGCTGTCCCGCGACAACAAATCCATTCTGACCATTGCCCTGCTGGCCGCGATCGTCGCAGGTACCATAGTGGTGATCCTGTGGACCTCCAGCAAGAACTACGTCCCCCTCTACGGCAAGCAGGAGCTTTACGACACGGCCAACATCATGGAGATGCTGGAGAAGGAGCAGGTGCCATTCCGGCTGGAGAAGAGCACCGGCCAGATCCTGGTGCCAGAAAATCAGCTGGCTCATATCCGGATGGCGCTGGCGGCTCGTGGGGTCAGAGCCGCCATGCCGGCCGGTCTGGAAGGGCTGGATACGGTCACCGGGCTGGGCACCAGTGAGTTCATGGAAGGTGCACGTTATCGGCATGCGCTGGAAGGGGAACTGGCCAGAACCATCATCTCGCTGGACGCGGTGCGCAGTGCTCGTGTGCACCTGGCCATCCCCAAGAGAACCCTGTTTGTCGGCCGTGACGAAGAGAAACCCAGCGCGTCTGTGATGCTGGATCTGCAGCCTGGACAGTCCATGGAGCCTGGTCAGGTGGAGGCGATCGCCAATCTGGTGGCGGGCAGTATCTCCGGCATGAAGCCGGGGGCCGTGACCATAGTGGATCAGGCCGGCCAGCTGCTGAGCGCCGAGCTGGGAGACCGGGCAGGCTTCGGCAAGCAGAGTGTCCAACAGATGGAGTATGTGCGCAAGCTGGAACAATACATCCGCCAGCGTGCCAGCGACATGCTCTACCCCATGCTGGGCACGGGGAACTTCCGGGTACAGATAGCAGCAGACGTCAACTTCAATGCGGTGGAAGAGACTCAGCAGCAGCTGGATCCGCAAGGCGTGGTAACCAAGGAGTCCAACAAGTCTGACAAGACCATAGATGCATTGGCGCTCGGCATCCCGGGAGCACTCTCCAATCGTCCGCCCGAGACGACGCCTCCGGCTGATCAGGCGGCTCAGGGGAATGCTGCGACGCCCGAGCCTGCCAAGAACGACACCCGCACCGAACGCCAGGAAATCAGCAAGCAGTATGAAAACAGCCGCACCATAGTGCACACCCGCTATCAGCAGGGACGACTCGAGCGGATGAACGTATCCGTCTTGTTGAATCAGCAGAGTGGCCCCAAGGAGGGCTGGAATGCCGAACAGCTGGAGCAGATCCGGCAGATGGTGGAGCGCTCGGTAGGGTTTGATACTACCCGTGGCGATCAGTTCAGCTTGCAGGTGTTCGACTTTACCGGTGCTGCCCCGATCACTCCGCCGGAGTCCAGCTGGCTGGAGACGCCGTACTGGCAGGATTCACTGCGCTATCTGGTGGGGGGCTTGCTGGGCCTGACGCTGGTGTTCTTCGGTATCCGGCCGCTGGTAAAACACCTGGTACGCACCCAGCAATATCCCGATGCAGAGCCATCGGAGGAGCAGGATGAGGCACAGGAACCCACGGTCGGTCTCGCCATGCGCCGTGAGGCCGATGCGCTGCTGGAGGGAAGATCGGCCAGCAATGGCCTGATCCATGCCGAACACAAGATGGAACCCCAGTTCTCTTCGCTGGATCTGGAGGAGCTGCCGGAACCTGGTTCTGAACTGGAAGTCCAGCTCAAGCACCTGCAACTGCTGGTGGAGAAGGACACGGCCCGCGTGGCAGAAGTGGTCAGATCATGGGTGAGTGGTAATGAGCAACGTTAA
- the lfiE gene encoding lateral flagellar hook-basal body complex protein LfiE has product MKIEIMSSQVTLLQQMQEMQRVANQTPSIEPNDASTVSFSDAMRDVVGRVNEQQNIASSLMTAVDAGQSDDLVGAMVASQKAGLSFSALMQVRNKLMAGFDDIMRMPL; this is encoded by the coding sequence GTGAAGATTGAGATCATGTCATCACAGGTGACGCTCCTGCAGCAGATGCAGGAAATGCAGCGTGTCGCCAATCAAACCCCTTCCATAGAGCCGAATGATGCATCGACTGTATCGTTCAGCGACGCCATGCGCGACGTCGTCGGACGCGTTAACGAGCAGCAAAATATCGCGTCCAGTTTGATGACCGCCGTCGACGCGGGTCAGAGTGACGATCTGGTCGGGGCCATGGTGGCCAGTCAGAAAGCCGGTCTCAGTTTTTCCGCTCTGATGCAGGTGCGCAACAAGCTGATGGCGGGTTTCGATGACATCATGCGCATGCCGCTCTGA